A single window of Nocardia sp. NBC_01327 DNA harbors:
- a CDS encoding DNA polymerase IV gives MDAFYASVEQLTRPTLRGRPVLVGGMGGRGVVAGASYEARVFGARSAMPMHQARRLVGANGVVVPPRGVVYAELSGQVFEALRSRIPVLETLSFDEAFGEPAELAGATSAEVLEFCEQLRALVRERTGLVASVGAGSGKQLAKIASDMAKPDGVRVVSPAEQLQFLAALPVRRLWGIGPVAESRLRSMGIETVGAFAALPETEAASILGSAVGIALHRLARGIDDRPVAERAEAKQISAETTYETDIVTLAQLRPAIEAMAVSAHRRLIADGRAARTVVLKLKRADMSIVTRSSTLPYATEELATLTAAAQRSAIDPAELGSIRLVGVGFAGLSEIRQESLFPELDQAVDPIAESVSEEPTLGLAVAPDPVVPPAARSYGTASWYPGLDVAHTEFGHGWVQGAGHGVVTVRFETRSTGTGPARTFAATDTALTRADPLESLR, from the coding sequence ATGGACGCGTTCTACGCCTCGGTCGAACAGCTGACCAGGCCGACTCTGCGTGGACGGCCGGTGCTCGTCGGCGGAATGGGCGGCCGCGGGGTGGTGGCGGGCGCGAGTTATGAAGCGCGCGTGTTCGGGGCGCGCTCGGCCATGCCCATGCATCAGGCCCGCCGGCTGGTGGGTGCGAACGGGGTGGTGGTGCCCCCGCGCGGTGTCGTCTACGCCGAACTCAGCGGGCAGGTGTTCGAGGCGTTGCGCTCACGTATTCCGGTGCTGGAGACGCTCTCGTTCGACGAGGCGTTCGGCGAGCCCGCCGAATTGGCCGGGGCCACCTCCGCCGAGGTGCTCGAATTCTGCGAGCAGTTGCGCGCCCTGGTGCGCGAACGCACCGGTCTGGTGGCCTCGGTGGGTGCGGGCAGCGGGAAGCAGCTCGCCAAGATCGCCTCCGATATGGCGAAACCCGATGGGGTGCGGGTGGTCTCGCCCGCCGAGCAGCTGCAGTTTCTCGCCGCGCTGCCCGTGCGGCGGCTCTGGGGCATCGGCCCGGTCGCCGAAAGTCGTTTGCGCTCAATGGGAATCGAGACAGTCGGGGCATTCGCGGCGCTGCCCGAGACCGAGGCGGCCTCGATTCTCGGTAGCGCCGTGGGCATTGCGCTGCATCGGCTGGCGCGCGGCATCGACGATCGGCCCGTCGCCGAGCGCGCGGAGGCCAAACAGATCAGCGCCGAGACCACCTACGAGACCGATATCGTCACGCTGGCTCAGCTCCGCCCGGCGATCGAGGCCATGGCGGTGTCCGCGCACCGGCGCCTCATCGCGGACGGCCGCGCGGCCCGCACGGTGGTGCTCAAGCTGAAAAGGGCCGATATGAGCATTGTGACCCGCTCCTCCACGCTGCCCTATGCCACCGAGGAGCTGGCCACGCTCACCGCGGCCGCGCAGCGCTCGGCCATCGATCCGGCGGAATTGGGGTCCATCCGCCTGGTGGGTGTGGGTTTCGCCGGACTGTCGGAGATTCGGCAGGAATCGCTGTTCCCGGAGCTGGACCAGGCCGTCGACCCCATTGCCGAATCGGTGTCCGAGGAGCCCACGCTCGGACTGGCCGTCGCGCCGGATCCGGTGGTGCCGCCCGCCGCCCGCTCCTACGGCACCGCGAGCTGGTATCCCGGCTTGGATGTGGCGCACACCGAATTCGGGCACGGCTGGGTGCAGGGCGCCGGGCACGGGGTGGTGACGGTCCGATTCGAGACCCGCTCCACCGGAACGGGTCCGGCGCGTACCTTCGCGGCTACCGATACCGCGCTGACCCGCGCCGATCCGCTCGAGAGTCTGCGCTGA
- a CDS encoding UTP--glucose-1-phosphate uridylyltransferase, with translation MTIRKAVIPAAGIGSRLLPLTKAIPKEMLPVGDKPVIEHTVRELVASGITDITIVVSSGKSLIQDHFRPNPQLVAQLRADGKAAYADVVEEVGELSRRGHITYLDQHGPYGNGTPVLNAARTLGDEPMLVLWPDDVFVAAVPRAQQLINAYEKTGAPVLALMPMDPSDSQRYGVPVVEETAGDGLMRISGLKEKPKPADAPSSFAAVGGYVVTPGIIAELRSQVDNWYTHRTGEVYLTDAINIFAASNPVYGQVIQGHWYDTGNPADYLVAQFASALAHPEYGPLLRQLVAE, from the coding sequence ATGACGATTCGCAAGGCCGTGATTCCCGCCGCCGGCATCGGTTCCCGCCTGCTGCCACTGACCAAAGCGATTCCGAAGGAGATGCTCCCGGTCGGCGACAAGCCGGTCATCGAGCACACCGTCCGCGAACTGGTGGCCTCCGGCATCACCGATATCACGATCGTGGTGAGCAGCGGAAAGTCCTTGATCCAGGACCACTTCCGGCCCAACCCGCAGCTGGTGGCGCAATTGCGCGCCGACGGCAAGGCCGCCTACGCCGATGTGGTCGAGGAGGTCGGCGAGCTGAGCCGCCGCGGCCACATCACCTATCTGGACCAGCACGGCCCCTACGGCAACGGCACCCCCGTGCTGAATGCCGCCCGCACCCTCGGCGACGAACCGATGCTGGTGCTGTGGCCCGACGATGTTTTCGTCGCCGCCGTGCCGCGCGCACAGCAGCTGATCAACGCCTATGAGAAGACCGGCGCCCCGGTGCTGGCGCTCATGCCCATGGACCCGTCCGATTCGCAGCGCTACGGCGTCCCGGTGGTCGAGGAGACCGCGGGCGACGGGCTCATGCGCATCAGCGGATTGAAGGAGAAGCCGAAGCCCGCGGATGCGCCGTCGAGTTTCGCCGCCGTCGGCGGCTATGTGGTGACGCCGGGCATCATCGCGGAACTGCGCTCGCAGGTGGACAACTGGTACACCCACCGCACCGGCGAGGTGTACCTGACCGATGCCATCAATATCTTCGCCGCCTCGAACCCGGTGTACGGCCAGGTGATTCAGGGGCACTGGTACGACACCGGCAACCCGGCGGACTACCTGGTGGCCCAGTTCGCCTCGGCGCTGGCGCATCCCGAGTACGGCCCGCTGCTGCGCCAGCTCGTCGCGGAGTAG
- a CDS encoding alpha/beta hydrolase yields MALAATATLFIGSLTTLAATGTALAAPPDPITSTATLAGTPVSDDGSKISAFEVRDKHNLTLHVHSAAMKDDVTVDVQRPADASVARPVLYLLNGAGGGEDTATWKRNTNATQFFSDKNVNVVMPIGGAFSYYTDWRAVDPKLGLNMWKTFLTEELPPLIDGALNTNGLRAIVGMSMSGTSVLQLPIAKPGLYKAVAAYSGCAQISDPIGRNFAQLVVSIGGGNPVNMYGPVDDPEWAENDPYLHADALRGLDLYISNGSGLPGRHDNVADTRSLGPADGGIMQQLLVGGILEAASDWCARNLQTKLAQLNIPATFDINQAGTHSWGYWEDALRASWPVLAKGLQL; encoded by the coding sequence ATGGCGCTCGCAGCCACGGCCACCCTCTTCATCGGTTCACTCACCACCCTGGCGGCCACGGGGACGGCGCTCGCAGCGCCACCCGACCCCATCACCAGCACCGCAACCCTCGCCGGCACACCGGTTTCCGATGACGGATCGAAGATCTCCGCCTTCGAGGTGCGCGATAAGCACAATCTCACCCTGCACGTGCACTCCGCGGCCATGAAGGACGATGTCACCGTGGACGTACAGCGCCCGGCCGACGCCTCGGTGGCCCGGCCGGTGCTGTATCTGCTCAACGGCGCGGGCGGCGGTGAGGATACGGCCACCTGGAAGCGCAATACCAATGCCACGCAGTTCTTCTCCGATAAGAACGTGAACGTGGTCATGCCCATCGGCGGCGCCTTCAGCTACTACACCGACTGGCGCGCAGTCGATCCCAAACTGGGTCTCAATATGTGGAAGACGTTCCTCACCGAGGAGCTGCCCCCGCTCATCGACGGCGCCTTGAACACCAATGGATTACGCGCCATCGTGGGCATGTCCATGTCGGGCACCTCGGTCCTGCAGTTGCCGATCGCCAAGCCGGGGCTGTACAAAGCGGTCGCCGCGTACAGCGGCTGCGCACAGATCAGTGATCCGATCGGGCGCAATTTCGCCCAGCTGGTGGTCTCCATCGGCGGCGGCAATCCGGTCAATATGTATGGGCCGGTGGATGATCCGGAGTGGGCCGAGAACGACCCGTATCTGCACGCCGACGCACTGCGCGGCCTCGATCTCTACATCTCCAACGGCAGCGGGCTGCCCGGGCGGCACGACAATGTCGCCGATACCCGCAGTCTGGGCCCGGCCGACGGCGGGATCATGCAGCAGTTGCTGGTCGGCGGCATTCTGGAGGCGGCCAGCGACTGGTGCGCCCGGAATCTGCAGACCAAGTTGGCGCAGTTGAACATTCCCGCCACCTTCGATATCAATCAGGCGGGCACCCATTCGTGGGGTTACTGGGAGGACGCGCTGCGCGCCTCGTGGCCGGTGCTGGCCAAGGGCCTGCAGCTGTAA
- a CDS encoding SMP-30/gluconolactonase/LRE family protein: MPQRSNGFAVESGRAIVATCVGVLLLVAATGCGTWDGGTIRTAGPAAAHAPGAAPKPGSLEGFSSPESVLFAGDRWFISNIGAAREPAQDGDGYLTELNSVGTVTARHAMPRPGDPPLNAPKGLAYTDNRVFVTDVDRVVGFDTDSHAQVFEARLGDNAPALFDDLALRDPHTLLITDTLRGAVYRLDLATGTFDPVATGIPGATGITLDRTGRFAYVVGEGVSFTGGDLWRIDLTQHPVTPQRIGAVQGVLDGVSVLPGGNLIVSDWVSGQGDQPGRMTIYRPDGVEVTAVNLPESLHGPADFAVDPAGRNLWIPALRDDRVVIVPLP, from the coding sequence ATGCCCCAGAGGTCGAACGGTTTCGCAGTCGAGAGCGGTCGCGCGATAGTAGCGACCTGCGTCGGCGTCCTACTGCTGGTGGCCGCCACCGGATGCGGCACCTGGGACGGCGGCACCATCAGAACCGCGGGCCCCGCCGCGGCGCACGCGCCCGGCGCCGCCCCGAAACCCGGTTCCCTCGAGGGCTTCTCCTCTCCCGAGAGCGTGCTGTTCGCGGGCGACCGGTGGTTCATCTCCAATATCGGGGCCGCCCGGGAGCCCGCCCAGGACGGCGACGGCTATCTCACCGAACTGAACTCGGTGGGCACGGTGACGGCCCGCCATGCCATGCCCCGCCCCGGCGATCCACCGCTGAACGCACCGAAAGGGCTGGCGTACACCGACAATCGGGTCTTCGTCACCGATGTCGATCGGGTGGTCGGCTTCGATACCGACAGTCACGCTCAGGTCTTCGAAGCCCGGCTCGGCGACAACGCACCCGCGCTGTTCGACGATCTGGCGCTGCGGGATCCGCACACGCTGCTGATCACCGATACGCTGCGCGGTGCGGTGTACCGGCTCGACCTGGCCACCGGGACGTTCGATCCGGTGGCCACCGGAATTCCGGGCGCCACCGGCATCACGCTCGACCGGACGGGCCGGTTCGCCTACGTGGTCGGTGAGGGTGTGTCCTTCACCGGCGGCGATCTCTGGCGGATAGATCTGACACAGCATCCGGTCACGCCGCAGCGGATCGGCGCCGTGCAGGGGGTGCTCGACGGGGTCTCGGTACTGCCCGGCGGAAATCTGATCGTCTCCGATTGGGTGTCCGGCCAGGGTGATCAGCCCGGCCGGATGACGATCTACCGGCCGGACGGCGTCGAGGTCACCGCCGTGAACCTGCCCGAGAGTCTGCACGGCCCGGCCGATTTCGCGGTCGATCCGGCCGGGCGCAATCTCTGGATCCCCGCCCTGCGGGACGATCGCGTGGTGATAGTCCCACTGCCGTAG
- a CDS encoding MarR family winged helix-turn-helix transcriptional regulator, with protein sequence MKSESAFPGRADAIEVIQRELTAFSRRARGRAAELHPELSLVASSILDLVIERDGCLASDLAGHFHLDKSTVSRQVAALEHLGYLTREVDPANRRNHVLRATAAGRQVAGDAARRRAEAFADRLRDWDDADIARMADYLVRYNAADQ encoded by the coding sequence ATGAAGAGTGAATCGGCATTCCCGGGTCGTGCGGACGCGATCGAGGTCATACAGCGCGAGCTCACCGCCTTCTCGCGCCGCGCGCGCGGCCGGGCCGCCGAACTGCATCCGGAGCTGTCGCTGGTGGCGTCGAGCATTCTGGATCTGGTCATCGAACGTGACGGCTGTCTGGCCAGCGATCTGGCCGGGCACTTCCACCTCGACAAGTCCACGGTGAGCCGCCAGGTGGCGGCCCTGGAACATCTCGGCTATCTCACCCGGGAGGTGGATCCGGCCAATCGGCGCAACCATGTGCTGCGGGCGACCGCGGCGGGCCGGCAGGTTGCTGGCGATGCCGCGCGCCGCCGGGCCGAGGCCTTCGCGGATCGTCTGCGCGACTGGGATGATGCGGACATTGCTCGCATGGCGGACTATTTGGTCCGGTACAACGCCGCCGACCAGTAG
- a CDS encoding TetR/AcrR family transcriptional regulator, with protein MSEARERLLDTATRLFYAEGIHTVGIDRIIAEAGIAKATFYRHFKTKEDLVVAYLVREYDRQRDVLESVPGAGAEGIVTIFERLGELSCGPGFRGCPFLNAAVEFPNPEHAVRKVVDDYRGWFRELMAIRLRAAGHDDPDRAARALLLTRDGVALSGGLGDDETVQAGIRIALAQLVTHP; from the coding sequence ATGAGCGAAGCCCGTGAACGACTCCTCGATACGGCCACTCGGCTGTTCTATGCCGAGGGCATTCACACCGTGGGCATCGACCGGATCATCGCGGAGGCCGGCATTGCCAAGGCCACCTTCTACCGCCACTTCAAGACCAAGGAAGACCTGGTCGTGGCCTATCTGGTGCGCGAATACGACCGGCAGCGCGACGTTTTGGAGTCGGTGCCCGGCGCGGGCGCCGAGGGTATCGTCACCATTTTCGAACGGCTCGGCGAGCTCAGCTGTGGTCCCGGCTTCCGAGGCTGCCCGTTTCTCAATGCGGCCGTGGAGTTTCCGAACCCCGAGCATGCGGTGCGCAAGGTCGTCGACGATTATCGCGGCTGGTTCCGCGAACTCATGGCCATACGGCTGCGCGCCGCCGGTCACGATGATCCGGACCGGGCGGCGCGCGCACTACTGCTGACTCGGGATGGTGTCGCCCTCAGCGGGGGACTGGGCGATGACGAGACGGTACAGGCGGGGATTCGAATTGCGCTGGCGCAGTTGGTGACCCACCCCTGA
- a CDS encoding organic hydroperoxide resistance protein, which yields MPALYTAVATSVGRDGRSLSDDGVLDLKLARPKAMGGVGDGTNPEQLFAAGYSACFASALQVVAKRKNIEASEAAVTAEVTLNTQEGGGFGLSVVLRVELPEHLQNEQGRELVEAAHQVCPYSNATRGNIPVELVVE from the coding sequence ATGCCCGCTCTTTACACCGCAGTAGCCACCTCGGTCGGCCGCGACGGCCGTTCGCTCAGCGATGACGGCGTGCTCGACCTGAAGCTCGCCCGGCCGAAGGCCATGGGCGGCGTCGGCGACGGCACCAATCCCGAGCAGCTCTTCGCCGCCGGTTACTCCGCCTGCTTCGCCAGCGCGCTCCAGGTGGTCGCCAAGCGCAAGAACATCGAGGCCAGCGAGGCCGCGGTCACCGCCGAGGTCACCCTGAACACCCAGGAGGGCGGCGGTTTCGGGCTCTCGGTCGTGCTGCGCGTCGAACTCCCCGAGCACCTGCAGAACGAGCAGGGCCGTGAGCTCGTCGAGGCCGCACACCAGGTGTGCCCGTACTCCAATGCCACCCGGGGCAATATCCCGGTGGAACTGGTTGTGGAGTAA
- a CDS encoding NlpC/P60 family protein: MTRRLRRRFASSLTTAAALLLAGALWAGTVHADTGSAASGSASGSASGSASGSASGSAQMPMASPRAMIALSLAQTQTGKPYLWGGVGPDAWDCSGLVQWAFRSVGIDMPRTTWQQAEVGLEVPFGALQPGDVIILNDDASHVGIYAGGGNVLNAYDWGVPVGLTPLAQFDIYTIRRFY, translated from the coding sequence ATGACACGAAGGCTGCGACGACGGTTCGCGTCGTCTCTGACAACAGCGGCGGCTTTGCTGCTGGCGGGAGCGCTCTGGGCGGGAACCGTCCACGCCGATACCGGGTCCGCGGCCTCGGGTTCGGCCTCCGGCAGCGCGAGCGGCTCCGCCTCCGGAAGTGCCAGCGGCTCCGCGCAAATGCCCATGGCCAGCCCCCGTGCCATGATCGCGCTGAGTCTGGCGCAGACCCAGACCGGCAAGCCCTACCTGTGGGGCGGGGTCGGCCCGGATGCCTGGGATTGCTCCGGCCTGGTGCAGTGGGCCTTCCGCAGTGTCGGCATCGATATGCCGCGCACCACCTGGCAGCAGGCCGAAGTGGGCCTGGAGGTCCCCTTCGGCGCGCTGCAGCCCGGCGATGTGATCATTCTGAACGACGATGCCTCGCATGTGGGCATCTATGCCGGCGGCGGCAATGTGCTCAATGCCTACGACTGGGGCGTGCCGGTCGGCCTGACCCCGCTGGCGCAGTTCGACATCTACACCATCCGCCGGTTCTACTGA
- a CDS encoding carboxymuconolactone decarboxylase family protein, with product MNASPETSDIRYDRGLAVLDQVGGPNGRAVVNSLADIAPDLGRYVVEFGYGDIYSRPGLTLPQRQIINIAALTALGTAAPQLRFHIDGALTVGVTPAEVVETIVHIGLYAGFPATLNGLTVARAAFADRPEAGSPLGDSEIRPDETTRQRYERGLAKLAEVDGDAADHIFETLSDIAPDLARYLVEFAFADVYSRRGLDLKTRELATVAACTVMGNAAPQLRVHLHGLLNVGGTREEAVEVITQMAGYGGFPAALNAVTAAREVFAARDEH from the coding sequence ATGAACGCCTCTCCCGAGACCTCCGACATCCGCTACGACCGTGGCCTCGCGGTGCTGGATCAGGTCGGCGGCCCGAACGGCCGGGCAGTGGTGAACAGCCTCGCCGATATCGCCCCCGATCTGGGCCGCTATGTCGTCGAATTCGGCTACGGCGATATCTACTCGCGCCCGGGTCTGACCCTGCCGCAGCGGCAGATCATCAATATCGCCGCCCTGACCGCACTGGGCACGGCCGCCCCGCAGCTGCGCTTCCACATCGACGGCGCACTCACCGTCGGCGTCACCCCGGCCGAGGTGGTGGAGACCATCGTTCATATCGGCCTGTACGCCGGCTTCCCGGCGACGCTGAACGGGCTGACCGTCGCCCGCGCTGCCTTCGCCGATCGCCCCGAGGCCGGAAGTCCGCTGGGCGACAGCGAGATTCGCCCCGACGAGACCACGCGGCAGCGCTATGAGCGCGGACTGGCGAAACTCGCCGAGGTCGACGGCGACGCCGCCGATCACATCTTCGAAACGCTGTCGGACATCGCCCCCGACCTGGCCCGCTACCTGGTCGAATTCGCCTTCGCCGATGTCTATTCGCGCCGTGGGCTGGATCTGAAGACCCGCGAACTCGCGACCGTCGCGGCCTGCACCGTCATGGGCAATGCCGCTCCGCAGCTGCGGGTGCACCTGCACGGGCTGCTGAATGTCGGCGGCACCCGCGAGGAGGCCGTGGAGGTCATCACCCAGATGGCGGGCTACGGCGGATTTCCGGCCGCGCTCAATGCCGTCACCGCCGCCCGGGAGGTTTTCGCGGCTCGCGACGAGCACTGA
- a CDS encoding TetR/AcrR family transcriptional regulator yields the protein MTPPNPELRNPRSHRAILDSTFELAVSKGYGKLTVEAIATAAGVGKQTIYRWWPSKGAIALDAINERMGHLTDFPDTGDIEADLRSQTTALAGLLSSDIGIVYRGVIAEAQSDPHLAANVRDAIVGPRSKLCRDRLERAVTAGQLRGDIPTRAMVQLLYGPLYYRFLLGTDDVQDAPELVGYILAGLRTHDS from the coding sequence GTGACTCCACCGAATCCGGAACTCCGCAATCCGCGCTCACACCGGGCGATCCTGGATTCGACCTTCGAACTGGCCGTCAGCAAGGGCTACGGCAAGCTCACCGTCGAGGCCATCGCCACTGCGGCCGGGGTGGGCAAGCAGACCATCTACCGGTGGTGGCCGTCCAAGGGCGCCATCGCGCTGGACGCGATCAACGAGCGCATGGGCCACCTCACCGACTTCCCCGATACCGGGGATATCGAGGCGGATCTGCGCAGTCAGACCACCGCGCTGGCCGGACTGCTCAGCAGCGATATCGGCATCGTCTACCGCGGGGTCATCGCCGAGGCGCAGAGCGATCCGCACCTGGCGGCCAATGTGCGCGACGCGATCGTCGGGCCGCGGTCGAAGCTGTGCCGGGACCGGCTCGAAAGAGCCGTCACCGCAGGACAACTGCGCGGTGACATCCCCACGCGCGCCATGGTGCAGCTGCTGTACGGGCCGCTGTACTACCGGTTCCTGCTCGGCACCGACGACGTCCAGGACGCACCGGAGCTGGTGGGCTACATCCTGGCCGGACTGCGGACGCACGACAGCTGA